ATTCTTCTAGGAAATTATATTTAGTTGGCATATGTTAATTCATGTGCAGCTTTGGTGTTGTGTTGCTAGGGGTGATCTCCTCTCCCCATTTTATGACTGTTATGAAAAAATACATGTTTATAAATATACACGAAGTGTGTTTATTAGATCATAAAGTAGAGACGGTGATGAAGTTCAATAAAGTATTAATGAGCTTATATATTACTTCAGGGGCATTTTTACTTGAAAAATCATGCATCAATTGGAAGGTAGACAATTATGGTTATGTGTGTTAtacataattaataaatatagtCATGGTAATTCAATTACTTTGAGATCATATACTAAGTTGTatgattgatttgaaaaaaatatatctgcTATCATATTTTCTAGTTGTAAAGAAGCAACTTTCTGATGTTAACTTAACTCAGGTGTTCTGAAGAAGTAAATTTCTTATGAAACTCTGGTGTATAAAAATCTAAGCCTATAgaggagaaaaggaagaaggaaaaaagattaaagaaacctacattaataattgttttagaAATATATTACTAATTAAGAtagaattagaaaaaaaaggtcaaagCGCGTGCATTTGTCATGCTTGCTACTTAGTTGTTtcttttgtagttttgtttggttgtttgtcTAGAGTAAAGTGTTCTGCTTGGGGTTGTTTCCCTTTGTTTCTAgagcttattttttttatcaattaacCATAGGAGGATGTTAATTATGCAAGTAGATTTCTATAATAAATTTGACTATAATTTTTCTTCCACCTTGAATCCCTCATCTCTAATAAATTTGACTATAATTTTCTTCCACCTTGAATCCCTCATTTCTATAATTTTCTTTCACTATTCTTGTGTTATATATTCATGTCTAGTCTTACTTTTTCTACAATTCTTTAATGTGTaatagaattttattattattaacaaatTCTTACATTTTGGGTGCAAATTAACTTGTAGTGCTTTTTAATATAGCATTTTCCAAAATGGACTCTTCAAGTTCACGATTGGATACCGAGGGTCAATTTGACGGTGCTTTAACCCATCAAGACGACCATCAAAATGGTTagatttttgacttttttttgtttttatttctttattattattctaggctttttttataaatacacattgtattcttttttggatagatgtgggtgaaaaagttgaagaaccgaaGGATTTAACGACGTTTATTTCAGATGAAGAGTTGAGTGATAAGGATgatgagaaagttgaagaaccaAAGGATTTAATGACTTTTAGTTCAGATGAAGAGTTGAGTgataaggaagaaaatgtggTCTTACCTGTGGTGttaaaggatgatgagaaaATTGAAGAGCCGAAGTCATCAATGACTTTTAGTTCAATGGAAGAAGTTTGCTCTTATTATAGGAGGTATGCTAAGCAAGCTGGGTTTGGTGTAGCTCATAGAACCTCGAGAAAAACGAAGGGTATAAAAAGTTACATAATGCTTATATGTACTCGTGGAGGTGACGAGCGAGCTACAAAAGATGTTGCGAAGCCAATTCCAACAACTAATAGAACAGGGTGTGGTGCTAGGATTTGTGCGAAATTATGTGgtgatggaacgtggttttTGAGTAAAGTTGAGCTGACGCATAATCATTCGTTAAGCCCGGGTAAAGcgagattttttagaagcaaTAGAAAAATTAATGATGCTGCAAAAAGAAGACTTGAGCTAAATGATAGAGCAGGAATACGTCTGAGTAAGAATTTCAATTCTTTAGTCGTTGAAAGTAGGGGGTTTGAGAGTATttcttttggagagagagattgtcggaattatattaataaggcaaaagaactCCGTCTTGGTAAAGGGGGTGCCCAAGCACTTTGTAATTACTTCAGAAGAATGCAAAAGCAAAATAGTGGCTTCTACTTTATGATAGATATGGATGATGATTGTAGGTTACGAAATGTTTTTTGGGCAGATGCACGGAGTAGGGCAGCATATGATTTCTTTGGAGATGTTATTACGTTTGACACAACGTATTTGACCAATAGCTATGACATGCCCTTTGCTCCTTTTGTaggagtgaatcatcatggtcaatctATACTTTTGGGGGCAGGACTAATTTCAAGTGAGGATATAGACacatttgtgtggttgtttaaATGTTGGTTGGAGTGCATGAATGGCCAAGCCCCTAAAGCAATTATAACAGACCAGGATAgagctatgaaaaatgcaattgcTATTGTTTTCCCTGGAAGTCGACATAGATATTGTCTGTGGCACATTATGAAAAAGTTCCCTGAAAAATTTGGATcacatgctaattttgatgGCATTAAGAGTGCCATAAATAAATGTTTGTATGACTCTCAAACGTGTGAAGAATATGAGGAAAACTGGAAAGATCTACTGGAGAAGTATAACCTTCATGATAATGCATGGTTGAACGAGTTATATAGGGATAAGACATTTTGGGTGCCGGCATACATGAAAGATACGTTTTGGGCGGGAATGAACACTACACAgcgaagtgaaagtatgaacgCATTTTTTGATGGGTACGTGCACTCACGAACcacattgaaagaatttgttgatgaatatgATAATGCTTTAAGGAGAATGGTCGAGAGTGAGACATGTGCtgattttgattctttcaaTCGCACAATCTCATGTATAAGCGCCTTGCAGATAGAGAAACAGTTTCAAGTTGTCTACACAAATgcgaagttcaaagaagtacatgatcagtttgtgaaaatgatgtcCTGTAATAACTCTCATCTCAAAAGTGAAGGTGCAATTTCCACGTTTGAAGTTATTGAATATGTTGCCGTTGGAGACCACTTAATAGAAAAAACATTTCTTGTTTACTTCAATGAAGATGAATTGGAAGTGAAGTGCACATGTGCATTGTTTGAAGTAAGATGCATCTTATGTAGGCATTCACTTTCCGTGTTACGGACAAAGAAAGTGACAACTTTGCCACAAAGATATGTTCTTGATAGATGGAGGAAGGATATTAAGCGAGAGTACTCGAAGGTTAAGAGTAGTTATGATGCCATTGGTGATAATCCACATGCCCAAATATATGACAAGGTGAGAAACAATTTTGAGGAATTACTATCGCTCGCATCAGAAAACACTGAGGAACGTTGCATGGAACTAATGAAAAGAATTGATCAAATGAAGGAGTTGTGGCGTTGCGAAAATCAAGCTTCTGGCATTCCAGCTACTGTTGCATCTTCTAGTTGTCAAAAGGTGCTTAGTCCTCATAAGGTTACTTGTAAAGGGAGGCCaagaacaaagagaaaggtGTCTGTTATAGAAACAGTGGTAAAGAAATCTAATGTATCAAGCAAGCCACCAAGAGACAACAATGCTAGAACGAAGAGACGGAAAATTCAAGTTagtgatttctttattttttttattatttatgtccACATTTTACTTGCTTAAAAACATGTGTGCTTTCCCACATTGCATAAACCATTCTTTAATTGTAGGCCTCGAAATCAACGAAAAATCAAGGCAACACTAGTCAATCTCCGTTGCCTTCTGTACCTTTTGCAACTCACGATCATAGTACTCAGGTAATTAGCCaatatctctttattttttagttgatttttgatATTTCACGAGgatatttaatgtttgtttttgcAGGATTCCGTCGCTTCGTCATCAACAGTTGCTCACACCTTCAGTGGTCACCATCATTCTATTCTTTTTCAggtataatttgtgttttttaaagtaattgttTCTCGATTGGAATTTATATGCGTACAATAAGAGAAACGAATCATGCGTGCATTCATTAGGTGAATTTGTCGATTGACCCCATAAATCTGTTGTCCACAATGATAAGCCAACACAAGTACCAAGAGGCTTTAACTACAGCCTTACAAATGCGTGATGTGTCAATTGTGAATTGGATTTGCTCCCAGGTAAATCACTTGATAGTATTGTGTTTATTAAAATGCATccattttagattttagatgtCTGAATATTAAAGTTGATTTTCAGGTCTTGACTATGGATCCTCTCCCTTTGAGTCAAGAAGTATTGGTTCAATTGTTGTGGTTTTTACCATATTGTATCAATACCAACCCAGCCGTAATAATTGCTTGGATGACACACGTTTTTAATTCCATAATCCCAACTGATCCGGCAATTGAAATGCATGTGCGGCCCATCTTCAATCAAGTTTATGCCGCACTCAACCATATAAGTGTCCTGCCCACAATTACTGATGATGTGCGGTCAACTATACGTCTTCTGATGAATGGTTTACTTCCACCTTGAGACAAAAATGATAGTTAATGgtatttgatttattattttagttatcGTTTGTTTTCTTCAGAACAATATAATGGTCTTGTTTTATAATATGTATGTGTTTTCTTGCAGAGCTAAAATGAATATTTTGTGTGGGAGTTGTAATGGATGGAGCTAGCTTTCAGATGGACTCCTGGATGTAATGGAGTTGTAATGAAGATTGactccattattttattttattttactttttttgttgttcttatAAGATGTTCATATATGTTGTGTACTAGCTAAAGAGGTTGAGGTGAATTTTGGATGGTGTATATTATTCTAtaaatacatgtatatgtagTTTTATGTATACTATGTTAGTGATTCCCTAAATAcggttttgttataattaagcCTGGTGCAATGTATATCTTTCTGAGTATATAACGAATCATATGTTGtatctcaaaaatatttcttgttTTGAAATCCAAATCTGGATTTCTGAGGCAGGTCGTTGAAATTGGAAAAGGCAGCAAGGTTAAGTACGAGCTTGACAAGACAAGTGGCCTTATAAAAGTACGAGTTTTCTTCCCCTTTTAACTTATCCAATATGTTCCTAGCCATATTTGGATCTTTGCTAATATACATTTTCTTTGGTCTTTTCCCCAGGGTAACTAGTGTAGGCAcagtgaaaaaataaagatgcaGATGGCTTGTGTTCTCTGCAATGATATGACAAAAATGCACTTTGTGGTGCCATGTTTCTGTGTCACAGCAGCCtgcattactaaaaaaaaatgccattaatttttctcttcatGCTTGTTTCACATTCGAGATTTTATAAGTACCCGATTGACAAGTGATGAAATTATGTTTCAGATTGGCATTCTTGCTTCATATGCTATAACACTGCAAAATTTCATTGCTTTTGCTGTCCAAATGCTTTATGTGGAAGCTGCATTGATGTCCAGAGAGGTGTATTTAACTTGCACTGAACTGCAATTTTGGTGAGGGGTTTCCTTCTCATATGCTTTGAAGCCAGAAAGTACAATTCTATTGTGCGCCTAAAAAGTAAATATGAGTACGCTGCAGTAGCTGGTTCTTTTATTCACCTTATACGAACTATTTCTGATCACATAGAGCAGGtctaattttgtttaatttgtctacttatttttctttttcacaaaaGGAATTTGGAGAGCTGACAGCCTGTATTGAACAAAAAAGAGGCAAACCTTTAATACTGACATTCAATGTTCTCTGAAGGAAGAGGTATAAATCTCAACTTTGCTGAGTTTTCATTCTATGGCCTATGAAATATGCTTCTGGAGATAAAGGGACTTCAGGTTATTGAAGAAGACATTTGTTTATCAATTCAACACTccattaatattttctttttaatatttgtcaAATTTAGAGTCCTATAAAAAGATATACGTTATTGCACTTTACTTTTGGCTTCCTGCAGCCAATATTGTGAGATTTCATGGGAAAATATACAATATATGGAAGGGGGTGAGTAGCACACTTTCGGCTAACCTGCATTGTGCCTAAAGAATTGGTTTCACAAAGCTAATTAGCTAAGTAAACAGGGGTCCTTGGTATGCATAATTCATCAAGGTTCAGGCCTAGgatcaacatgacatgttcttcTATTAATCCACATCCATTTAGTTATT
The Alnus glutinosa chromosome 14, dhAlnGlut1.1, whole genome shotgun sequence genome window above contains:
- the LOC133857435 gene encoding protein FAR-RED IMPAIRED RESPONSE 1-like, which gives rise to MTFSSDEELSDKEENVVLPVVLKDDEKIEEPKSSMTFSSMEEVCSYYRRYAKQAGFGVAHRTSRKTKGIKSYIMLICTRGGDERATKDVAKPIPTTNRTGCGARICAKLCGDGTWFLSKVELTHNHSLSPGKARFFRSNRKINDAAKRRLELNDRAGIRLSKNFNSLVVESRGLRNVFWADARSRAAYDFFGDVITFDTTYLTNSYDMPFAPFVGVNHHGQSILLGAGLISSEDIDTFVWLFKCWLECMNGQAPKAIITDQDRAMKNAIAIVFPGSRHRYCLWHIMKKFPEKFGSHANFDGIKSAINKCLYDSQTCEEYEENWKDLLEKYNLHDNAWLNELYRDKTFWVPAYMKDTFWAGMNTTQRSESMNAFFDGYVHSRTTLKEFVDEYDNALRRMVESETCADFDSFNRTISCISALQIEKQFQVVYTNAKFKEVHDQFVKMMSCNNSHLKSEGAISTFEVIEYVAVGDHLIEKTFLVYFNEDELEVKCTCALFEVRCILCRHSLSVLRTKKVTTLPQRYVLDRWRKDIKREYSKVKSSYDAIGDNPHAQIYDKVRNNFEELLSLASENTEERCMELMKRIDQMKELWRCENQASGIPATVASSSCQKVLSPHKVTCKGRPRTKRKVSVIETVVKKSNVSSKPPRDNNARTKRRKIQASKSTKNQGNTSQSPLPSVPFATHDHSTQDSVASSSTVAHTFSGHHHSILFQV